The following are encoded in a window of Deinococcus arcticus genomic DNA:
- a CDS encoding aminoglycoside phosphotransferase family protein — protein sequence MLAEAQALLDARTLLGPGAQLLSRGATCVAFTDGRRVARLALGPGARLGVQALLQRRLAAQGVPVPPVLATGTLRGEQAYCVDILMGGDGLPPSPEGWTDLGRALRVLHALPCSGHGLLADRADLLRGVAPDPEAGVRSRLPEAWPLGTVPLDRQPLVQADPALHAPLARCAEALQRAAHAPSRVCHTDLHAGQLVWRGGRLSALLDFGDAACVPAAWDVASVAYFHGWAAAEQVAAAAGLPEAQDAALFGLLLAQHRAARARRREQLGQAVAFAHGCLSRLATWTPAAPAPGPRLSAP from the coding sequence ATGCTCGCTGAAGCGCAGGCCCTGCTTGATGCCCGCACCCTGCTGGGGCCGGGCGCGCAGCTGCTCTCACGCGGGGCAACGTGCGTGGCCTTTACCGATGGGCGCCGCGTGGCTCGCCTGGCCCTGGGCCCCGGGGCGCGGCTGGGCGTGCAGGCCCTGCTCCAGCGGCGGCTGGCGGCGCAGGGGGTGCCGGTGCCCCCGGTCCTGGCCACCGGCACCCTGCGCGGCGAACAGGCCTACTGCGTGGACATCCTGATGGGCGGGGACGGCCTGCCCCCCAGCCCCGAGGGCTGGACCGACCTGGGCCGCGCCCTGCGGGTGCTGCACGCCCTGCCCTGCAGCGGGCACGGCCTGCTGGCCGACCGCGCCGACCTGCTGCGGGGCGTGGCGCCGGACCCAGAGGCCGGGGTGCGCTCGCGCCTGCCGGAGGCGTGGCCGTTGGGGACCGTGCCCCTGGACCGCCAGCCGCTGGTGCAGGCCGACCCGGCCCTGCACGCCCCGCTGGCCCGCTGCGCCGAGGCCCTGCAGCGGGCCGCCCACGCCCCCAGCCGCGTGTGCCACACCGACCTGCACGCCGGGCAGCTGGTGTGGCGCGGCGGCCGACTCTCCGCCCTGCTGGACTTTGGCGACGCCGCCTGTGTGCCCGCCGCCTGGGATGTGGCCAGCGTGGCCTACTTCCACGGCTGGGCGGCGGCCGAGCAGGTGGCCGCCGCCGCCGGGCTGCCGGAAGCCCAGGACGCCGCGCTGTTCGGGCTGCTTCTGGCCCAGCACCGCGCCGCGCGGGCCCGGCGCCGCGAGCAACTGGGCCAGGCCGTGGCCTTTGCCCACGGCTGCCTGAGCCGCCTGGCCACCTGGACCCCCGCCGCACCCGCCCCAGGCCCGCGCCTGAGCGCCCCGTAG
- a CDS encoding uridine kinase, whose translation MRAASVNLRAATRQEMLSWLVTRLAGQPARPVLRVGIDGVDGAGKTTLAGGLTRELRAQGRAVIRASADQFHHPRAVRYRQGRTSPQGFYEDSYDLDALRRELLVPLSPGGNLQYRPAVFDVARDEPLGLPAQAAGPGSLLIVDGLFLHRPELRAFWDDSVFLRVPFEVSVPRGAARGPGYGSPDPAASSNRRYVEGHRLYFAAATPEAHAGVVLDHTDLQRPAVLHAR comes from the coding sequence ATGCGCGCCGCTTCTGTGAACCTGCGGGCCGCGACCCGGCAGGAGATGTTGTCGTGGCTGGTCACCCGACTGGCCGGGCAACCCGCGCGCCCGGTGCTGCGCGTGGGGATTGACGGCGTGGACGGCGCCGGCAAGACCACACTGGCCGGTGGGCTGACCCGCGAGTTGCGGGCCCAGGGCCGCGCGGTGATCCGCGCCAGTGCCGACCAGTTCCACCATCCCCGCGCCGTGCGCTACCGCCAGGGCCGGACCTCGCCCCAGGGCTTCTACGAGGACTCCTACGATCTGGACGCCCTGCGCCGGGAGCTGCTGGTGCCCCTCTCGCCGGGCGGGAATCTGCAGTACCGCCCGGCGGTCTTTGATGTAGCGCGCGACGAACCGCTGGGACTGCCGGCCCAGGCCGCTGGACCCGGCAGCCTGCTGATCGTGGACGGTCTGTTTCTGCACCGGCCGGAGCTGCGGGCCTTCTGGGACGACTCGGTGTTTCTGCGGGTGCCGTTCGAGGTCTCGGTGCCCCGGGGCGCGGCGCGTGGCCCAGGGTACGGATCGCCGGACCCCGCTGCGTCCAGCAACCGCCGCTACGTGGAGGGGCACCGCCTGTATTTCGCCGCCGCGACCCCGGAGGCGCACGCGGGCGTGGTACTGGACCACACAGATCTCCAGCGGCCGGCGGTGCTTCATGCTCGCTGA
- a CDS encoding toxic anion resistance protein, whose translation MSDPRGPLTPPDSMLRAPEAVPPVQAQQAPEMVPLSPEDRARLEQMAQAFAQEVLAAGTHTPDFKRKLDAVHELGLPEQRAAAQSSNRMLDRPLRATRAGALAEGSDILRGLTDLRRTVEDLDPSRAPTPRRLFGKLPGGKKVQSHLDKYQSAQSHLNGILEALYRGQDELRRDNATIETEKVHLWDTMQKLRQYAHVGKAVDEALTLRLQELQTTDPEKARMVSEELLFAVRQRVTDLLTQLAVSIQGYLALDLVRRNNLELIKGVDRATTTTVSALKTALMVSQALGTQQAVLGQVTALNDTTGKMIGSTAQLLRQQSTEIQRQAGSATVDPQIIQAAFRDVYGALDAISAYRQQALDRFRDTMTVLDREVAQAQTYLDRERQQASREVAQGLNVTEKGDLKI comes from the coding sequence ATGAGTGATCCTCGCGGCCCGCTGACCCCCCCCGACTCGATGCTGCGCGCGCCGGAGGCGGTGCCGCCCGTGCAGGCCCAGCAGGCTCCCGAGATGGTGCCGCTGTCCCCCGAGGACCGCGCCCGCCTGGAACAGATGGCCCAGGCGTTTGCCCAGGAGGTGCTGGCGGCCGGCACCCACACCCCCGACTTCAAACGCAAGCTCGACGCCGTGCATGAACTGGGCCTGCCCGAACAGCGCGCGGCGGCCCAGAGCAGCAACCGCATGCTCGACCGCCCGCTGCGCGCCACCCGCGCGGGCGCCCTGGCCGAAGGCAGCGACATCCTGCGCGGCCTGACCGATCTGCGCCGCACGGTGGAGGACCTGGACCCCAGCCGCGCGCCCACGCCCCGGCGCCTGTTTGGCAAGCTGCCCGGCGGCAAGAAGGTGCAGAGCCACCTCGACAAGTACCAGAGTGCCCAGAGCCACCTGAACGGCATTCTGGAAGCGCTGTACCGGGGCCAGGACGAACTGCGCCGCGACAACGCCACCATTGAGACCGAGAAGGTGCACCTGTGGGACACCATGCAGAAGCTGCGCCAGTACGCGCACGTGGGCAAGGCGGTGGATGAGGCCCTGACGCTGCGCCTGCAGGAGCTGCAGACCACCGACCCCGAAAAGGCCCGTATGGTCAGCGAGGAACTGCTGTTTGCCGTGCGCCAGCGCGTGACCGACCTGCTGACCCAGCTGGCGGTGAGCATTCAGGGGTATCTGGCCCTGGACCTCGTGCGGCGCAACAACCTGGAACTGATTAAAGGCGTGGACCGCGCCACCACCACCACCGTGAGCGCCCTGAAAACGGCCCTGATGGTCTCGCAGGCGCTGGGCACCCAGCAGGCGGTGCTGGGGCAGGTGACCGCCCTGAACGACACCACCGGCAAGATGATCGGCTCCACAGCCCAGCTGCTGCGCCAGCAGAGCACCGAGATTCAGCGGCAGGCGGGCAGCGCCACCGTGGACCCGCAGATTATCCAGGCGGCCTTTCGCGACGTGTACGGCGCGCTGGACGCCATCAGCGCCTACCGCCAGCAGGCCCTGGACCGCTTCCGCGACACCATGACGGTGCTGGACCGCGAGGTGGCCCAGGCCCAGACCTACCTGGACCGCGAGCGCCAGCAGGCCTCGCGCGAGGTGGCGCAGGGCCTGAACGTGACCGAGAAAGGCGACCTGAAAATCTGA
- a CDS encoding response regulator: MNSTSSRRLHVLLIDDDPADRLLAQEAFDEHADTVQIHLCEDGVEALAWLRAPGRPLPDVVMLDLNMPRMSGFDVIAAIRADRGLRHLPVVILSTSDNPEDVAQAYNLFASSYMVKSKDFPGFLAQVDHFVKFWQDCRFKRLALSS; this comes from the coding sequence ATGAACAGCACATCTTCCCGCCGCCTGCACGTTCTGCTGATTGATGATGATCCAGCCGACCGCCTGCTGGCCCAGGAAGCCTTTGACGAGCACGCCGACACGGTGCAGATTCACCTGTGCGAGGACGGGGTGGAGGCGCTGGCGTGGCTGCGCGCCCCGGGGCGCCCCCTGCCCGATGTGGTGATGCTGGACCTGAATATGCCGCGCATGAGCGGCTTTGACGTGATTGCCGCCATTCGCGCCGACCGTGGGCTGCGTCACCTGCCAGTGGTGATTCTGTCCACTTCGGACAACCCCGAGGATGTGGCGCAGGCGTACAACCTGTTTGCCAGTTCATACATGGTCAAAAGCAAGGATTTCCCGGGCTTTCTGGCCCAGGTGGACCATTTCGTGAAGTTCTGGCAGGACTGCCGCTTCAAACGGCTGGCCCTGTCCTCGTAA
- a CDS encoding GNAT family N-acetyltransferase has product MPSPALLLRARQPADLPVLWRWMHHERSPAWQQWDAPYFHAARPPSELGLEAYSDRALAQPPTPHLRILELGGQCVGQVSRSEEAPTGGGWWDLGILIFDPAHWGGGLGTRALQLWTAATFAETDAHVLTLTTWSGNERLIRAGVRAGYHECARIPQARLWQGQRWDSVKLACGARGRLKRNCNLPGMKIAHLISP; this is encoded by the coding sequence ATGCCCTCTCCCGCCCTTCTTCTCCGTGCGCGTCAGCCTGCCGACCTGCCCGTGCTGTGGCGCTGGATGCACCACGAACGCTCACCCGCATGGCAGCAATGGGACGCGCCGTATTTTCACGCTGCCCGCCCACCCTCTGAGCTGGGCCTGGAGGCCTACAGCGACCGGGCGCTGGCCCAGCCCCCCACCCCCCACCTGCGCATCCTGGAACTGGGTGGGCAGTGTGTGGGGCAGGTGTCGCGCAGCGAGGAAGCGCCCACCGGCGGCGGCTGGTGGGACCTGGGCATCCTGATTTTCGATCCGGCCCACTGGGGCGGCGGGCTGGGCACCCGGGCGCTGCAGCTGTGGACGGCGGCCACCTTTGCCGAGACAGACGCCCACGTGCTGACCCTGACGACCTGGAGCGGCAACGAGCGGCTGATCCGCGCTGGCGTGCGCGCGGGCTATCACGAATGCGCCCGTATTCCCCAGGCCCGGCTGTGGCAGGGCCAGCGCTGGGACAGCGTGAAATTGGCCTGCGGCGCCAGGGGCCGACTGAAGAGAAACTGTAATTTGCCCGGTATGAAAATAGCTCATCTGATTTCACCCTGA
- a CDS encoding endonuclease, which translates to MTIPPEVLRATQARFDTRQAQRHARLQRLELQGTHAADTPERVAARLTRLGVPLPDAQALASGQAAPEQVAAHLPPGPRQSLERLLGRNDLVGVAYLDLARQAADAVARLVLRDARGRPAGYGTGWLCSPQVLVTNHHVLATPGDARAAQAEFSYELRADGTLRERVTLALDPDSLFITSEALDYTLVAVRGDTRPYGYLPLLDAPDKHMVGEALSIIQHPGGEPKQLALRENRLVDRLPDFLHYETDTAPGSSGSPVFNDAWEVVALHHSGVPRTDAQGRVLRRDGRPAAPGDPDTELDWVANEGVRISRLIADLRARPEAGSGLVTALLSAPRPARERLGDGGLPAGALNLGTVTPGADGTVSLPVTLSLRVAPPAPAAEERPYLDPADGAQAAAYYAGLGETLDPAGRFAALSALLSRTHTRPLTYDPARHLYPWVDLWPDGQLRSLYSGRVHSPAELIAADRTAAERRARLAAQENLSAEALEMALPYNCEHVVPQSWYARREPMRGDLHHLFACEPACNSFRGNTPYADFPDHDEVVRGDCGRREVGEFEPAAGKGAAARATLYFLLRYPGAARIYAPRHLDTLLAWHAAQPPGDWERHRNAAIFALQGNRNPLIDHPAWGAGTDFAAGLGQ; encoded by the coding sequence ATGACCATTCCCCCCGAGGTGCTGCGCGCAACCCAGGCCCGTTTCGACACCCGGCAGGCGCAGCGCCACGCCCGGCTGCAGCGCCTGGAACTGCAGGGCACCCACGCCGCCGACACGCCCGAGCGGGTGGCCGCGCGCCTGACCCGGCTGGGGGTGCCGCTGCCCGATGCCCAGGCGCTGGCCAGCGGGCAGGCCGCGCCCGAACAGGTGGCCGCCCACCTGCCGCCCGGGCCCCGGCAGAGCCTGGAGCGCCTGCTGGGCCGCAACGATCTGGTGGGGGTGGCCTACCTGGACCTCGCGCGGCAGGCGGCCGACGCGGTGGCGCGGCTGGTGCTGCGTGACGCCCGGGGCCGCCCGGCTGGCTACGGCACCGGCTGGCTGTGCAGCCCGCAGGTGCTGGTGACCAACCACCATGTGCTGGCCACGCCCGGCGACGCCCGCGCGGCGCAGGCGGAATTTAGCTATGAACTCCGCGCCGACGGGACCCTGCGGGAGCGCGTAACCCTGGCTCTGGACCCGGACAGCCTGTTCATCACCAGCGAGGCGCTGGACTACACCCTGGTGGCGGTGCGCGGCGATACGCGCCCCTACGGCTATCTGCCCCTGCTGGACGCCCCGGACAAGCACATGGTGGGCGAGGCCCTGAGCATCATCCAGCACCCGGGCGGCGAACCCAAGCAACTGGCGCTGCGGGAAAACCGCCTCGTGGACCGCCTGCCCGATTTCCTGCACTACGAGACCGACACGGCCCCTGGCAGCAGTGGCAGCCCCGTCTTCAACGACGCCTGGGAGGTGGTGGCGCTGCACCACAGCGGCGTGCCGCGCACCGACGCCCAGGGCCGCGTGCTGCGCCGCGACGGCCGCCCCGCCGCCCCCGGGGACCCGGACACCGAACTGGACTGGGTGGCCAATGAGGGCGTGCGCATCAGCCGCCTGATTGCGGACCTGCGCGCGCGCCCGGAGGCCGGCTCGGGGCTGGTGACGGCGCTGCTCTCGGCGCCCCGCCCAGCCCGGGAGCGCTTGGGGGACGGCGGCCTGCCTGCCGGCGCCCTGAATCTGGGCACCGTAACCCCCGGCGCCGACGGCACCGTGAGCCTGCCCGTGACCCTGAGCCTGCGGGTGGCGCCCCCGGCCCCCGCCGCCGAGGAGCGGCCCTACCTGGACCCGGCCGACGGCGCGCAGGCGGCGGCCTACTACGCCGGGCTGGGGGAGACCCTGGACCCGGCCGGGCGCTTTGCCGCGCTGAGCGCGCTGCTCTCGCGCACCCACACCCGGCCGCTGACCTACGACCCGGCCCGGCACCTGTACCCCTGGGTGGACCTGTGGCCGGACGGGCAGCTGCGCAGCCTGTACTCGGGGCGCGTGCACAGCCCCGCCGAACTGATTGCCGCCGACCGCACGGCTGCCGAGCGCCGCGCCCGGCTGGCCGCCCAGGAGAACCTGAGCGCCGAGGCGCTGGAAATGGCCCTGCCCTACAACTGCGAGCATGTGGTGCCGCAAAGCTGGTATGCCCGGCGCGAGCCCATGCGCGGCGACCTGCACCACCTTTTTGCCTGCGAGCCGGCCTGCAATTCCTTCCGGGGCAACACGCCCTACGCCGATTTCCCGGACCACGACGAGGTGGTGCGCGGCGACTGCGGGCGGCGTGAAGTGGGCGAGTTCGAGCCGGCCGCCGGCAAGGGGGCCGCCGCGCGCGCCACGCTGTACTTTCTGCTGCGCTATCCCGGCGCGGCGCGCATCTACGCGCCCCGGCACCTGGACACGCTGCTGGCGTGGCACGCCGCGCAACCCCCCGGCGACTGGGAGCGGCACCGCAACGCCGCCATTTTTGCCCTGCAGGGCAACCGCAACCCGCTGATTGACCACCCGGCCTGGGGGGCGGGGACTGATTTCGCCGCCGGACTGGGGCAGTAG
- a CDS encoding ABC-F family ATP-binding cassette domain-containing protein, producing MLVAAQDATKDYGPLTVLQDVTFAVQPGDRVGLVGRNGAGKSTLLKLLTGELAPDGGVVKRGPGVRVRALRQDPVFPDGATVDSVLSAAFHDLDALEAELQAAAEAMGLGTPESILHHEAVLEHYARRGGFERRSRKDAVTLAFGFRGREHDPVSGLSGGERTRLGLAALLVENPDVLLLDEPTNHLDIVMVEWLEAFLNRYPGAVLVISHDRAFLDTVTRETAYLRGGTLKTYAGNYTTFRETLAAEQEQQAARHAVESRQIASLQASADRMKIWGLGMSKLARRAKAMQARVDRMQARAVGAPPPEQRTTRITFHAPESGDVVLDARHLSRTLPGGRTLFRDVNLQIRRGERIAIIGRNGAGKTTLLRALLGLDPSDDPRGRVLTGARVTVGYYDQALRGVDPSQTLYDVARAYTQKDPEAHDLLGTFLFPYDQHDKQARILSGGERARLALLKLAQEDHNLLVMDEPTNHLDMEMVEALEAALDDFGGTLLMVSHDRAFIEGLADRIWLLEDGQLYEYPGWEDYKAKHRPVVAQETRERPAPASAPKGKGLWHLKREVEALETEIARLEGELDAAQAALGQAAPNADFAALGQAAHDLEAQLSAKMSAWEARQAEVEARGG from the coding sequence GTGCTTGTTGCCGCCCAGGACGCCACCAAAGACTACGGCCCGCTGACCGTTCTGCAGGACGTGACCTTTGCCGTGCAGCCCGGGGACCGCGTGGGGCTGGTGGGCCGCAACGGGGCCGGGAAAAGCACGCTGCTGAAACTGCTGACCGGCGAACTGGCCCCCGATGGCGGTGTGGTCAAGCGCGGCCCCGGCGTGCGGGTGCGGGCGCTGCGCCAGGACCCCGTGTTTCCCGACGGCGCCACGGTGGACAGCGTGCTCTCGGCCGCCTTTCACGACCTGGACGCCCTGGAGGCCGAACTGCAGGCCGCCGCCGAGGCCATGGGCCTCGGCACCCCTGAAAGCATCCTGCACCACGAGGCGGTGCTGGAACACTACGCGCGGCGGGGCGGCTTCGAGCGCCGCAGCCGCAAGGATGCCGTGACCCTGGCCTTTGGTTTCCGGGGCCGGGAACACGACCCGGTGAGCGGGCTCAGCGGCGGCGAGCGCACCCGGCTGGGGCTGGCCGCCCTGCTGGTGGAAAACCCCGACGTGCTGCTGCTGGACGAGCCCACCAACCACCTGGACATCGTGATGGTGGAGTGGCTCGAAGCCTTCCTGAACCGCTATCCCGGCGCCGTGCTGGTCATCAGCCACGACCGCGCCTTTCTGGACACCGTGACCCGGGAAACCGCCTATCTACGTGGCGGCACCCTGAAGACGTACGCAGGCAACTACACCACGTTCCGCGAGACCCTGGCTGCCGAGCAGGAGCAGCAGGCCGCCCGCCACGCGGTGGAAAGCCGCCAGATCGCTTCCCTGCAGGCCAGCGCCGACCGCATGAAAATCTGGGGCCTGGGCATGAGCAAGCTGGCCCGCCGCGCCAAGGCCATGCAGGCGCGCGTGGACCGCATGCAGGCCCGCGCCGTGGGCGCCCCGCCCCCGGAGCAGCGCACCACCCGCATCACCTTTCACGCCCCCGAAAGCGGCGACGTGGTGCTGGACGCCCGGCACCTGAGCCGCACGCTGCCGGGCGGGCGCACCCTGTTCCGGGACGTGAACCTGCAGATCAGGCGGGGCGAGCGCATCGCCATCATTGGGCGCAACGGAGCGGGCAAGACCACGCTGCTGCGCGCGCTGCTGGGCCTGGACCCCAGCGACGATCCCCGGGGCCGGGTGCTCACCGGCGCCCGCGTGACGGTGGGCTACTACGATCAGGCGCTGCGCGGCGTGGACCCCTCGCAGACCCTGTACGACGTGGCGCGCGCCTACACCCAGAAAGACCCCGAAGCCCACGACCTGCTGGGCACCTTTCTGTTTCCCTACGACCAGCACGACAAACAGGCCCGCATTCTTTCGGGGGGCGAGCGGGCGCGGCTGGCGCTGCTGAAGCTGGCCCAGGAAGACCACAACCTGCTGGTGATGGACGAGCCCACCAACCACCTGGACATGGAGATGGTCGAGGCCCTGGAAGCCGCACTGGACGACTTTGGCGGCACCCTGCTGATGGTCAGCCACGACCGCGCCTTTATCGAGGGGCTGGCCGACCGCATCTGGCTGCTGGAAGACGGCCAGCTGTACGAGTATCCCGGCTGGGAGGACTACAAGGCCAAGCACCGCCCGGTGGTGGCCCAGGAGACCAGGGAGCGCCCTGCCCCCGCCAGCGCCCCGAAGGGCAAGGGCCTGTGGCACCTCAAGCGCGAGGTGGAAGCCCTGGAAACCGAGATTGCCCGCCTGGAAGGCGAACTGGACGCCGCCCAGGCCGCGCTGGGTCAGGCCGCCCCCAACGCCGATTTCGCCGCACTGGGCCAGGCCGCCCATGATCTGGAAGCGCAGCTGAGCGCGAAAATGAGCGCCTGGGAAGCCAGGCAGGCTGAAGTAGAGGCGCGAGGCGGGTAG
- a CDS encoding DUF1540 domain-containing protein, whose protein sequence is MNTQEPQSMVSRCDATTCRFNEDMNCTAGQIEVSLSGQTAQCLTFTPTEGMSDSYGMTAENN, encoded by the coding sequence ATGAACACCCAAGAACCCCAGAGCATGGTCAGCCGCTGCGACGCCACCACCTGCCGCTTCAACGAGGACATGAACTGCACCGCCGGGCAGATTGAGGTCAGCCTGAGTGGGCAGACCGCTCAGTGCCTGACCTTTACGCCCACAGAGGGCATGAGCGACAGCTACGGCATGACCGCCGAGAACAACTGA
- a CDS encoding sensor domain-containing protein — MSPAATFSAVQTALSDLLRVHAPQAVLLAQLGEEVLRVQAHGPAEAAGPDLVPPDEWFERGDMVWLTRDGALLGLLWTDGGPPVPDAAVQVLTMLLAAARLDGQGRETEVLVTQLPVATAWLTGELLVRKVSRPFLELFELSEAEVTGRSVQELFADRPGWLGAVQQAGAGRSVRLPDEQVTRGGETLWMRGEARPYYGAASAGVMLTLQDVTGEYERAARVAALLDTDLPAALLSDSGAVLQASHGLKELLPAAAAPATGAPLWVWPCFADVPSEPVRDLVRLAATGGAARAEVELASGGTLALSVRRTSEPGLLVAQGETGAQSGRAPLGVMNQVLSLSEDATILVDHAGRAQLVSERAATLLGVEAARLVGLAVSRVMSELGVRLFTPAGEPMALPDWKEVPLPLRQEILLALPDGTVRQMELRVTGVGGEAGGSRGSVLLTLRDLTALRRAQAKIRHDARHDSLTGLLNRTGLREALGGAAPAAQGQTVVGLDLDGFTELNAALGRTACDRLLIQVAARLNDLAAEVRGQAARLADDSFALSLPGLDAQSALDRVEAALDVPLRAGSRDVAITAALGVATPIPGQPGDAALTDAEVALQHAKRQGRAQRSVFDPALRAQVARAYELEEALRGALDKDQFTLLYQPAVSLRTGRALSAEALLRWNHPTLGVLSPSAFLELASRSELIAHISEWVVQEAVLGRQSVRAALGERFQDWAVSVNLSLEELRRAAGLRRLLPLLSAEGAPDIEVAAGSLLDHSQETLALLEQLRSLGARLSVDDFGEGETSLSALTRFPLSAVKLHPSLTTRLPGDEKSVTLVQATIDLAHRLGLQVVAVGVEHQAQLDMLRDLGCDAAQGYAITPPLPGPELMDWLRQH, encoded by the coding sequence ATGAGTCCTGCGGCCACCTTTTCTGCTGTTCAAACCGCCCTGAGTGACCTGCTGCGCGTGCATGCGCCCCAGGCGGTGCTGCTGGCGCAGTTGGGCGAAGAGGTGCTGCGGGTGCAGGCCCACGGCCCCGCCGAGGCGGCTGGCCCCGATCTGGTGCCGCCCGACGAGTGGTTCGAGCGCGGCGACATGGTGTGGCTGACCCGTGACGGCGCCCTGCTGGGGCTGCTATGGACCGATGGTGGCCCGCCCGTGCCCGACGCGGCGGTGCAGGTGCTGACCATGCTGCTGGCCGCCGCGCGGCTGGACGGCCAGGGCCGCGAAACAGAGGTGCTGGTCACGCAGTTGCCGGTGGCTACCGCGTGGCTGACAGGCGAACTGCTGGTGCGCAAGGTCAGCCGCCCCTTTCTGGAACTGTTTGAACTGAGCGAGGCCGAGGTGACCGGCCGCAGCGTGCAGGAGCTGTTTGCCGACCGCCCCGGGTGGCTGGGCGCGGTGCAGCAGGCTGGGGCCGGGCGCTCGGTGCGCCTGCCCGACGAGCAGGTGACGCGCGGCGGCGAAACGCTGTGGATGCGCGGCGAGGCGCGGCCCTACTACGGCGCGGCCTCGGCGGGCGTGATGCTGACCCTGCAGGACGTGACCGGCGAGTACGAGCGCGCCGCCCGGGTGGCGGCCCTGCTGGACACGGACCTGCCCGCCGCGCTGCTCTCGGATTCGGGGGCGGTGCTGCAGGCCAGCCACGGCCTCAAAGAGCTGCTGCCCGCCGCTGCGGCCCCCGCCACGGGCGCGCCGCTGTGGGTGTGGCCCTGCTTTGCCGATGTGCCCTCGGAACCCGTGCGTGACCTTGTGCGGCTGGCGGCCACCGGCGGCGCGGCGCGGGCCGAGGTGGAACTGGCCTCGGGCGGCACCCTGGCGCTCAGCGTGCGCCGGACCTCGGAGCCGGGGTTGCTGGTGGCGCAGGGCGAAACCGGCGCCCAGAGCGGCCGGGCGCCGCTGGGGGTCATGAATCAGGTGCTCTCGCTCTCCGAGGACGCCACGATTCTGGTGGACCACGCCGGGCGCGCGCAGCTGGTGAGCGAGCGGGCCGCGACCCTGCTGGGCGTGGAGGCCGCGCGGCTGGTGGGGCTGGCCGTCTCACGCGTGATGAGCGAGCTGGGCGTGCGCCTGTTTACCCCGGCCGGCGAGCCCATGGCCCTGCCCGACTGGAAAGAAGTGCCCCTGCCGCTGCGCCAGGAGATTTTGCTGGCCCTGCCCGACGGCACCGTGCGCCAGATGGAACTGCGTGTAACGGGCGTGGGCGGGGAGGCGGGCGGCTCGCGCGGCAGCGTGCTGCTGACCCTGCGCGACCTCACGGCCCTGCGCCGCGCCCAGGCCAAGATTCGTCACGACGCCCGCCACGATTCGCTCACCGGGCTGCTCAACCGCACCGGCCTGCGCGAGGCCCTGGGCGGCGCGGCGCCGGCGGCCCAGGGGCAGACCGTGGTGGGCCTGGACCTGGACGGCTTTACCGAGCTGAACGCCGCGCTGGGCCGCACCGCCTGCGACCGCCTGCTGATTCAGGTGGCCGCCCGCCTGAATGATCTGGCGGCCGAGGTGCGCGGGCAGGCCGCCCGGCTGGCCGACGACTCCTTTGCCCTGAGCCTGCCGGGGCTGGACGCCCAGAGCGCGCTGGACCGCGTGGAGGCCGCCCTGGACGTGCCGCTGCGCGCCGGATCGCGCGACGTGGCGATCACGGCGGCGCTGGGCGTGGCCACCCCCATTCCCGGCCAGCCCGGCGACGCGGCCCTGACCGACGCCGAGGTGGCCCTGCAGCACGCCAAGCGCCAGGGGCGCGCGCAGCGCAGCGTCTTTGATCCGGCGCTGCGCGCCCAGGTGGCCCGCGCCTATGAACTCGAAGAGGCCCTGCGCGGCGCCCTGGACAAGGACCAGTTCACGCTGCTGTACCAGCCGGCCGTGTCGCTGCGCACCGGGCGCGCCCTGAGTGCCGAGGCCCTGCTGCGCTGGAACCACCCCACGCTGGGCGTGCTCAGCCCCAGCGCCTTTCTGGAACTGGCCAGCCGCAGTGAACTGATCGCCCACATCAGCGAGTGGGTGGTGCAGGAGGCGGTGCTGGGCCGCCAGTCGGTGCGCGCGGCGCTGGGCGAGCGTTTTCAGGACTGGGCGGTGTCCGTGAATCTGAGCCTGGAAGAACTGCGCCGCGCGGCCGGGCTGCGCCGCCTGCTGCCCCTGCTCTCGGCCGAGGGCGCGCCGGACATCGAGGTGGCGGCCGGCAGCCTGCTGGACCACAGTCAGGAAACCCTGGCGCTGCTGGAGCAGTTGCGTTCCCTGGGCGCCCGCCTGAGCGTGGACGACTTTGGAGAGGGCGAAACCAGCCTCTCGGCCCTGACCCGCTTTCCCCTCAGCGCGGTCAAGCTGCATCCCTCGCTGACCACCCGGCTGCCCGGCGACGAGAAGTCAGTGACGCTGGTGCAGGCCACCATTGACCTCGCGCACCGCCTGGGGCTTCAGGTGGTGGCCGTGGGGGTGGAGCACCAGGCCCAGCTGGACATGCTGCGCGACCTGGGCTGCGACGCCGCGCAGGGTTACGCCATCACCCCGCCGCTGCCGGGCCCCGAACTGATGGACTGGCTGCGCCAGCACTGA